Proteins from a genomic interval of Spea bombifrons isolate aSpeBom1 chromosome 4, aSpeBom1.2.pri, whole genome shotgun sequence:
- the SLC41A2 gene encoding solute carrier family 41 member 2, producing MTGSHGKTPSVCTCDGPINWNIHLNAVQSDRFLSLLLSMVPIACHKNPEERLKKINGLTPTGHGFNIRADQHLEYHHFSEPAYHGNGPHCSNICSSNYDYDSYDYCDGRDASETDAMLQDSRTSGDGDKDLLVEGAKRPPKESSVFMALQILVPFLLAGFGTVSAGMVLDIVQHWDVFKNLPEVFILVPALLGLKGNLEMTLASRLSTAVNVGKMDSPIEKWNLIIGNLALKQVQATVVGFLAAVAAVILGWIPEGKYRLDHAILLCSSSVATAFIASLLQGIIMVGVIVGSKKTGINPDNVATPIAASFGDLITLAILAWISQGLYYCLDTYSFVSPLFGCFFLALTPIWIVIASKHPATRTVLHSGWEPVITAMLISSIGGLILDTTVSDPNLVGIVVYTPVINGIGGNLVAIQASRISTYLHLHSIPGELPEDAKGCYHPCRTFCGTGVNHKSAQVLLSLVIPGHLIFLYTIYLMKSGHTSLTPIFIAVYLLAALLQVFALLWIADWMVHHIWRKGKDPDSFSIPYLTALGDLLGTALLAISFHILWLIGDRDGDVGD from the exons ATGACTGGCAGTCATGGAAAAACTCCAAGCGTTTGTACCTGCGATGGTCCCATAAACTGGAATATTCACCTGAATGCTGTGCAGTCTGACAGGTTCCTGTCTCTCTTGTTGAGTATGGTTCCTATAGCGTGCCACAAAAACCCAGAAGAAAGACTGAAGAAGATTAATGGATTGACTCCCACTGGTCATGGCTTTAACATTCGAGCTGATCAGCACTTGGAATACCATCACTTCTCTGAACCAGCGTACCACGGAAACGGTCCTCACTGCTCGAACATTTGCAGCTCGAATTATGACTATGACAGCTATGATTACTGTGATGGTAGAGATGCATCTGAAACTGACGCCATGCTGCAAGACAGCAGGACCTCTGGAGATGGAGATAAAGACTTACTTGTTGAGGGAGCCAAGAGGCCACCGAAAGAATCTAGTGTTTTCATGGCCCTGCAGATACTTGTGCCATTTTTACTAGCGGGATTTGGAACTGTGTCAGCCGGTATGGTGTTAGACATTGTACAG CACTGGGACGTATTCAAAAACCTCCCTGAAGTTTTCATCTTGGTTCCGGCGCTGCTTGGCCTTAAAGGAAACTTAGAAATGACGTTAGCTTCCAGACTGTCAACAGCC GTTAATGTCGGAAAGATGGACTCTCCAATTGAGAAGTGGAATCTAATCATTGGCAATCTGGCCTTAAAGCAG GTGCAGGCAACCGTGGTTGGTTTTCTGGCAGCTGTAGCAGCTGTTATATTGGGCTGGATTCCAGAAGGAAAATATCGCCTCGATCACGCCATACTGCTATGCTCCAGCAGCGTGGCTACAGCCTTCATTGCCTCTCTTTTGCAAG GTATAATCATGGTTGGTGTTATTGTTGGGTCAAAGAAAACTGGAATAAATCCAGACAATGTTGCCACTCCTATCGCTGCCAGTTTTGGGGATCTCATCACACTCGCCATACTAGCCTGGATAAGTCAGGGACTTTACTACTGCCTTG ATACATACTCCTTTGTATCTCCGCTGTTTGGTTGCTTCTTCTTGGCTCTAACGCCAATATGGATCGTCATCGCATCTAAACACCCAGCCACGAGGACCGTTCTTCACTCAGGCTGGGAGCCAGTAATTACTGCAATGCTTATTAGCAG cattGGTGGCCTTATACTAGACACAACAGTGTCAGATCCGAATCTGGTTGGGATTGTTGTCTATACTCCAGTTATTAATG ggaTTGGCGGCAACTTGGTCGCCATTCAGGCAAGCAGGATTTCTACTTATCTCCATTTACACAGTATACCTGGGGAACTGCCAGAAGATGCCAAAGGATGTTACCATCCATGCAGGACCTTTTGTGGAACAG gcgTAAACCATAAATCGGCTCAAGTTCTCCTCTCCCTGGTGATTCCgggacatttaatttttttatacaccATCTATTTAATGAAGAGCGGACACACTTCCCTGACTCCTATCTTCATAGCAGTTTATTTATTGGCAGCTTTGCTGCAG GTATTTGCTCTTCTGTGGATTGCAGACTGGATGGTGCATCACATTTGGAGGAAAGGAAAAGACCCAGACAGTTTTTCCATTCCCTATCTTACTGCATTGGGAGATCTTTTAGGAACGGCCTTACTGGCCATCAGCTTCCACATTCTTTGGCTAATTGGTGACAGAGATGGAGATGTTGGAGACTGA
- the LOC128490209 gene encoding DNA-dependent metalloprotease SPRTN-like: protein MDYIDPECLSVIDPAWEVLDPNPNLQELFMSFNGMFFQGQLKGVEVKWSRRMILKTGICYYKENEDVCTIYISKPLLSLRSRRDLVEVLLHEMIHAFLFVTRQYKEDGAHGPEFCKHMERLNNITGANISIHHNFYAEIAECRKHWWLCNGPCRAWGPKFGFIMRAINRAPSARERWWSHHQLTCGGTFVKVNGPENNIQKGKKRSFGSPTATPNDNSDHQLPSKRARMDK from the coding sequence ATGGATTATATAGATCCTGAGTGCTTATCAGTTATCGATCCTGCTTGGGAGGTGCTGGACCCAAACCCCAATCTCCAGGAATTGTTCATGTCGTTTAATGGCATGTTTTTCCAGGGACAGTTGAAGGGGGTGGAAGTAAAATGGAGCCGCAGGATGATACTAAAAACCGGGATTTGTTACTACAAGGAAAATGAAGACGTGTGCACTATTTATATCAGCAAGCCACTATTGAGCTTGAGATCAAGGAGAGATCTTGTTGAGGTCCTTCTCCATGAAATGATTCACGCTTTCCTGTTTGTAACACGCCAATACAAAGAAGATGGAGCCCACGGACCGGAGTTCTGCAAACACATGGAGCGCTTAAATAACATCACTGGCGCCAACATTTCCATCCACCACAATTTCTATGCAGAGATTGCTGAATGCAGAAAACACTGGTGGCTCTGTAATGGTCCCTGCAGAGCTTGGGGGCCAAAGTTTGGCTTCATAATGCGGGCAATAAATCGGGCACCCTCTGCTCGGGAACGTTGGTGGTCACACCATCAGCTTACCTGTGGGGGGACTTTTGTTAAAGTGAATGGGCCTGAAAACAACATTCaaaaagggaagaagaggagTTTCGGTTCACCAACTGCCACCCCAAATGACAACAGTGACCATCAGCTGCCTAGCAAGAGGGCCAGAATGGACAAATAA